GAGGAAGCTGTTCAACGGGCGGTCAAAGATACAGAACTGGAAGGGGCTCAACTGGCTGTGGGCGGTGTGACCAGCACCTATGCTGATTTGTACCACATTTCCAGTGAAGACTATGCGCGCACAGTGGTGCTGATGCTGTTGGGCATTGCCCTTATCCTGGTCGTTGTGCTTCGTTCCCTGGTGATGCCCATCTATTTGATTGCTTCCCTTGTGTTAACCTATTATACGTCCATGGCGGTCACAGAACTGATTTTTGTCAACGCATTGGGGTATTCGGGCATTAATTGGGCGGTCTCTTTCTTTGCTTTTGTGATGCTGATCTCCCTGGGGATCGACTACAGCATTTTCTTGATGAACCGCTTTAACGAATATCGGCACCTGTCGGTCAAGGAAGGCATATTGCTGGCCATGGGCAATATGGGCACCGTGATTATCTCTGCTGCTGTCATTCTAGGTGGGACGTTTGCGGCCATGTACCCATCAGGGGTCCTCTCCCTGATGCAAATTGCCACTATCGTCCTGACGGGGCTGTTCCTTTATGCTCTGGTGGTGCTGCCCCTCTTTGTACCAGTCATGGTCAGGATGTTTGGCCAGGCCAACTTTTGGCCGTTTAAGGATACACCTTCCGCCAGTGAAGAGCAGTAGGTGCTTTAAGGGGTTTTGTTCTGTTCAAACTGGAAAACGGGTTTTAACTTAATCGTTAGATCTTTAATAACAAACGACCTTAATTGGCCTTCCTTGCCGAAGGCCTCTTTTGTGCGGTAATAACCATCCTCGAGTCCCAGTACTTCGACCATTTTGTAGCCGGGATCCACAAGCCAGTACTCTTGGACACCAAATTGCTGGTAAAGCTTCAACTTTTCGTTCCGGTCTTTCAATGCTGTTGCAGGTGATAGTACTTCCACTACCAGCGTTGGGGGGCCGTAACACCCTTTGGAAGCCAGTTGATTGGGATTACAGATGACAGCCAGATCAGGCTGCAGGACATGATCGGGATGGTCATAATCTTCTTTTGCGCTCAAATACACATCAAAAGGAGCAACCGCCACATAGCAGGCTTTGTTGCCAAAATACGCCCGCAAAGCAAAATGAAGTTCGCCAACGATATACTGATGTTCCCAGGATTTCATTATACCACTTTCATGACCTCATCATAGCTCGGCAAGGCAGCCATGGCGCCGATTTTGGTGCACACCAGGGCCCCCACCCTATTGGCAAAAGCGACGATCTCCTTCATTTGTCCCATATCGCCTAAGGCCTGTAGGGGATCATCCAGGCGGGCCAACTGAAACAATACGGCTCCCACAAAGGCATCACCAGCGCCTGTGGCATCCACCGCTTTAACCGGGATGCTTTCGACCAAGGTCTGTTGCTCCCCGGCCGAAAGGAATGTTCCTTCCTTGCCAAGGGTGACAGTTACGGCCTGGGGGCCTAACTGAAGTATCCTTTGCACACCCTGTGTTGGATCGTTTGTTCCGCTTATAACCTCCAGTTCCTCGGCACTGACTTTGACGAAATCAGCCTGGCTTAGCGCTTGGCGGGTTAACCGGACAAACTCCTTTGTTCTGCCTTTCCACAGGTCCCCGCGGTAGTTGGGATCAAAGGAAACCAGCTGTCCGTTATCCTTGGCTTCTTCCATGAGGCGCAAGTAGGTGTCCCGGAATGGCTTGTCCAGCAAGGCGGTCGCTGATCCGAAGTGAATCACTTTAGCTTGGCGGATTTTTTTCAGGTCTAACTCATCATAGTTTAAGAGGCCATCCGCTCCCCGGTTGAACACAAAGTCCCGTTCCCCCTCTTTGGTCAGGGAAACAAAGGCAAGAGTGGTGGGAGCATGTTTATCCATGACCAGCATGGAGGTATCCACCTGTTGCTCATCCAACACCTGTTTTAAAAAGCTGCCAAACGGATCATGGCCCACTTTGCCGACAAAAGCAGCCTGGCCGCCCAGTTTGGCTACGCTTGCGGCCACGTTGGCCGGCGCCCCGCCGGCCTGCTTCACAAAGTGAGTGCCCCGGCTCAAATCCACGTCTACATCAGTGCAAAAAAAGTCAATCAAAAGCTCGCCAATGGTGACAACCAGCGAACCGGCTGAGGTTTTCATGGTTTAGTCACTCCTTGTCTGTGTGGCAAAAACTTTAATTAATATTAATTATAGCATGTTTTAAGTCCCACTTTTTCAGGTTGATGATTTGAATAGGCTGATCGGCAAAAAAGCGGATGCCGGTGGCCCCTTCACTGGGATACACACGGGCTGTCATCACTGTTGTCCCGCCGTTGATAAAAATTTCTACAGACGATTTATCAATAAAACAGCGCAAGTGGAGCTGGTTATTTTCCAAGGGCACTTCTGCCTGGCGGATGCCGCCAGGACCTTGACCCGAGCGGTTGCGGTCCAGGCTCACGAGGCTGTCATCTCTGGTGTAAGTCAGGACTGTTTCTTCCCCTCTCTCTTCATTCACTCTCAGTTTCAACCCAAAGCGGGAAGCAGCCTGGGCATCGATGACAAGCTCCAGTTCCACGTGATCGCCGCTGATCCCCTCCAAGGCAAGCTCACCTTCCACCATCACCTGGGTATAATACACTTCATTTTCCCTCAACCGTTCTAACTCGGGAACAGGTGTGGAGACGATCTGGCCGTTCTTGATCCTTAGCAAGCGGGGCAGTGTCATCGCC
This window of the Caldalkalibacillus thermarum genome carries:
- a CDS encoding Uma2 family endonuclease, yielding MKSWEHQYIVGELHFALRAYFGNKACYVAVAPFDVYLSAKEDYDHPDHVLQPDLAVICNPNQLASKGCYGPPTLVVEVLSPATALKDRNEKLKLYQQFGVQEYWLVDPGYKMVEVLGLEDGYYRTKEAFGKEGQLRSFVIKDLTIKLKPVFQFEQNKTP
- a CDS encoding carbohydrate kinase family protein; the encoded protein is MKTSAGSLVVTIGELLIDFFCTDVDVDLSRGTHFVKQAGGAPANVAASVAKLGGQAAFVGKVGHDPFGSFLKQVLDEQQVDTSMLVMDKHAPTTLAFVSLTKEGERDFVFNRGADGLLNYDELDLKKIRQAKVIHFGSATALLDKPFRDTYLRLMEEAKDNGQLVSFDPNYRGDLWKGRTKEFVRLTRQALSQADFVKVSAEELEVISGTNDPTQGVQRILQLGPQAVTVTLGKEGTFLSAGEQQTLVESIPVKAVDATGAGDAFVGAVLFQLARLDDPLQALGDMGQMKEIVAFANRVGALVCTKIGAMAALPSYDEVMKVV